From Toxorhynchites rutilus septentrionalis strain SRP chromosome 2, ASM2978413v1, whole genome shotgun sequence, a single genomic window includes:
- the LOC129765581 gene encoding uncharacterized protein LOC129765581 produces MSVNTASIKYQIPRITLARWIVSPQKKKGLGSKKSVFSAEQETELVQHLLDLEARFYGITMKDVQKLAYELAERNGIPHPFNHKLKMAGRNWLDGFLRRNQTLSFRKPEATSADRARAFNKVSVGAFFDLLRSTLDSHQFPPARIFNADETGISTVPPKKLKIAAKKGKKQVGSLTSAERGVLTTVVMCMSATGQHVPPYMIFPRVRMHDALKRGAPNGTKFNCNPSGYMTSEVFLDWFDHFLENVNPTKENPALLIIDGHSSHTKNLAFAERARANFVTVLVLPPHCSNKIQPLDVAFMGPFKSYYAAASENLMRQNPARTIGLYDVSELMGTAFLKAASGSVATSGFRKCGIWPYNRHVFSNDDFAPSEVTDQPEATVMPIPMVVDDSTVQKVPFQVSTNVSVTHSGNQYCTDEVQTDGPDPASVQVGPVSEISPNSSFNITPSEILPLPKMSVPRATKRKRKSEKAVEITGDVYHQNLASAEATKTIKSIKKGRKPVKEASQG; encoded by the exons ATGTCCGTAAATACAGCATCCATCAAGTACCAGATCCCACGAATAACGCTCGCCAGGTGGATAGTGTCACCACAGAAGAAAAAAGGCCTGGGATCGAAAAAGTCGGTTTTCTCAGCCGAACAAGAGACGGAGCTGGTTCAACACTTGCTGGATTTGGAGGCCCGATTCTATGGGATCACTATGAAGGACGTACAAAAACTGGCGTATGAGTTAGCTGAGAGGAACGGTATTCCCCATCCATTCAACCACAAGCTGAAGATGGCCGGTAGGAACTGGCTTGATGGTTTCCTTCGACGGAATCAAACCCTTTCCTTCCGGAAGCCGGAAGCCACGTCTGCAGATCGTGCACGGGCCTTTAACAAGGTTTCCGTGGGAGCATTTTTCGACCTTCTTCGGAGCACGCTGGACAGCCATCAGTTTCCGCCGGCGCGTATATTTAATGCTGATGAAACTGGAATAAGCACC GTTCCTCCGAAAAAGCTAAAAATTGCTGCTAAAAAGGGAAAGAAGCAAGTAGGTTCCTTAACATCGGCTGAGAGGGGCGTACTGACGACGGTTGTTATGTGTATGTCCGCAACCGGACAGCATGTGCCACCGTACATGATTTTCCCCCGTGTGCGCATGCACGATGCGCTTAAGAGAGGAGCACCGAATGGGACAAAGTTCAATTGTAACCCTTCCGGTTATATGACCAGTGAAGTCTTCCTCGATTGGTTCGACCATTTCCTGGAGAACGTGAATCCCACCAAGGAAAACCCTGCACTCCTAATCATTGATGGACACAGCTCCCATACGAAAAATCTGGCATTTGCCGAAAGAGCTCGTGCAAATTTTGTCACTGTTCTTGTATTGCCACCACATTGTAGTAACAAAATTCAGCCCTTGGACGTGGCGTTCATGGGGCCTTTCAAAAGTTACTACGCAGCTGCTTCTGAGAATTTGATGCGTCAAAACCCTGCAAGGACTATTGGACTTTACGACGTCTCTGAGCTGATGGGTACCGCGTTTCTCAAAGCAGCTTCTGGTAGTGTGGCAACGAGCGGCTTTCGTAAATGTGGCATTTGGCCATATAACAGACATgtcttcagcaacgatgacttCGCTCCATCTGAAGTAACTGATCAACCAGAAGCCACTGTGATGCCAATTCCAATGGTAGTTGATGACTCCACTGTGCAGAAagtaccttttcaggtttcaaCCAATGTTTCAGTTACTCACTCAGGAAACCAATATTGTACTGATGAGGTTCAAACGGATGGACCCGATCCTGCTAGCGTTCAAGTTGGCCCAGTTTCTGAAATTTCTCCGAACTCATCGTTCAATATTACACCGTCGGAAATTTTACCTTTGCCGAAGATGTCAGTTCCCAGAGCAACGAAGCGAAAGCGCAAGTCGGAAAAAGCTGTGGAGATTACCGGCGACGTCTACCATCAAAACCTGGCTTCTGCTGAGGCAACAAAAACTATCAAGTCCATCAAAAAAGGACGAAAGCCGGTCAAAGAAGCGAGCCAAGGGTAA
- the LOC129769498 gene encoding uncharacterized protein LOC129769498, with amino-acid sequence MATTRTPIKPSAKDNEAAEAILNMLIHMRGTAQGNVTRIKNILKQVYQTELTPAQVKVYIRKVETAYTEYHQYHQQVMASIPPNQREDQDVKFLHFETLHEEVSTILETWLENLTAPPPNHLQQAMPLAVNQQPVVIQQSLPRVIPTFDGRYENWEKFKIMFRDAVDRTNEVPRIKLYHLEKALVGDAAGLIDVKTISDGNYEHAWQLLEERFEDKRRMIDIHIAGLLGTKKLQEEDYVELRSLVESITGHVQNLKFLNQQFTGVSELIVIHLIARALDATTKKQWESTIKRGELPTYETTIQFLKDHVSVLERCHGSCEEFGFQRPTAKQPIAKQIISKVNAATTADQRCEMCGEAHPTFKCLWFNSLTVSDRLSKVKEKNVCFNCLRRGHSVKNCPSKKSCFKCNKRHHTMLHLESRTSSPRPSSEDIAKKCPPAMPNPVVPEPSKVSQFNVDADHQLSVTAAHSNNPKNPASQVVLLTALVDVFDHQQRPRVCKALLDCGSQFHTDRTEVTASRGMQNLHTTPHTTSYPSHIVTMSQPSLKHAVLDGIKMQCLSRHGIQFCVSRGAVNIGDHQQRRKKTSPAAAVAVAAAMKLHRWQ; translated from the exons ATGGCAACAACAAGAACGCCAATCAAGCCGTCCGCCAAGGACAACGAAGCTGCGGAAGCAATACTAAACATGTTGATCCATATGCGTGGCACAGCACAGGGCAACGTCACGCgtatcaaaaatattttgaagcaAGTGTACCAGACTGAGCTCACTCCTGCTCAAGTGAAGGTCTACATCAGGAAGGTGGAAACTGCTTACACCGAGTACCACCAATATCACCAACAAGTTATGGCAAGTATTCCACCCAACCAGCGAGAGGATCAAGATGTAAAATTCCTGCATTTCGAAACGCTACACGAAGAGGTGTCAACCATTCTCGAAACCTGGCTTGAGAATTTGACCGCACCTCCACCGAATCACCTTCAACAAGCGATGCCATTAGCTGTAAATCAACAACCCGTCGTGATCCAGCAGTCCCTTCCTCGTGTCATTCCCACGTTTGACGGGAGGTACGAGAACTGGGAAAAATTCAAGATCATGTTTCGAGACGCTGTGGATCGCACCAACGAAGTACCGCGAATAAAGCTGTATCATCTTGAGAAAGCTCTCGTTGGTGACGCAGCAGGATTGATCGACGTAAAAACAATCAGCGATGGAAACTACGAGCACGCCTGGCAACTATTGGAAGAACGATTCGAGGACAAGCGGCGAATGATTGACATTCATATCGCTGGCTTACTTGGTACGAAGAAATTGCAGGAAGAGGATTACGTGGAGCTACGATCGCTGGTCGAGTCCATCACTGGTCACGTGCAGAATTTGAAATTCCTCAACCAGCAGTTCACCGGAGTATCGGAGCTAATCGTCATTCATCTGATCGCTCGTGCGTTGGATGCTACAACAAAGAAGCAGTGGGAGTCCACCATCAAGCGTGGAGAGCTACCTACCTACGAGACTACCATCCAATTTTTGAAGGACCACGTCTCAGTTCTGGAGAGATGCCACGGTTCTTGTGAAGAATTCGGATTCCAACGACCGACAGCGAAGCAACCCATAGCAAAACAAATCATTTCAAAAGTCAACGCAGCAACAACGGCGGATCAACGATGTGAGATGTGTGGAGAAGCTCATCCAACGTTCAAGTGTTTGTGGTTCAACAGCCTCACTGTGAGTGACCGGCTTTCCAAAGTCAAGGAGAAAAATGTCTGCTTCAACTGCTTGAGGCGTGGACACAGCGTGAAGAATTGCCCTTCGAAAAAATCGTGCTTCAAGTGCAACAAGAGACACCATACGATGCTCCATTTGGAGAGCCGTACCAGTTCACCGCGGCCTTCTAGTGAAGATATTGCAAAGAAGTGCCCCCCAGCGATGCCGAATCCTGTGGTTCCGGAACCAAGCAAGGTTTCACAATTCAACGTGGATGCCGATCATCAGCTCTCGGTAACAGCAGCACACTCCAACAACCCGAAGAATCCAGCGAGTCAGGTGGTGTTGCTCACCGCCCTCGTTGATGTTTTCGATCATCAGCAACGTCCTCGTGTGTGCAAAGCTCTGCTAGACTGCGGTTCCCAG TTCCACACCGACCGAACTGAAGTGACAGCATCTCGCGGCATGCAGAATTTGCACACCACACCACACACCACGAGTTACCCCTCCCACATTGTAACTATGAGCCAGCCATCGCTAAAGCACGCTGTGCTCGACGGCATAAAAATGCAATGCTTGTCGCGGCACGGCATTCAGTTTTGCGTGAGCCGTGGTGCAGTGAACATTGGAGACCATCagcagagaagaaaaaaaacatcaccagcagcagcagtagcagtcgCAGCAGCAATGAAACTGCACCGTTGGCAGTAA